One part of the Cydia pomonella isolate Wapato2018A unplaced genomic scaffold, ilCydPomo1 PGA_scaffold_164, whole genome shotgun sequence genome encodes these proteins:
- the LOC133533429 gene encoding uncharacterized protein LOC133533429, translating to MAQSAVYWRVQAARREENWPAPQEVRQWREEAREVLFEKWSERLEIPGASRDLVAAIRPVLKEWVERKHGAPSFHLTQLLTGHGCFGWYLCERVGREPTTACHHCGGGAVDTAKHTREECPAWAEPRAVLSTAIGGDLSLPALIRRMVDSEEAWAAVTSFSVTVMTQKEAAEGMREDDASSLPQRRRRPGRRRRAFAARMLPP from the coding sequence atggcgcAGTCCGCTGTCTATTGGCGGGTGCAGGCTGCTAGGAGGGAGGAAAACTGGCCCGCCCCTCAAGAAGTTCGCCAGTGGCGGGAAGAGGCGCGAGAAGTGCTCTTCGAAAAGTGGTCGGAGCGTTTAGAGATCCCGGGAGCTAGCCGGGACCTGGTGGCTGCTATTCGGCCCGTTCTGAAGGAATGGGTCGAACGCAAACATGGCGCACCCTCCTTCCATCTCACACAGCTCCTGACGGGGCACGGCTGCTTCGGCTGGTACTTGTGTGAGAGGGTGGGAAGAGAGCCGACAACGGCGTGTCACCACTGTGGAGGAGGAGCCGTGGATACGGCCAAGCACACGCGCGAAGAGTGCCCTGCGTGGGCGGAGCCTCGCGCTGTCCTGTCCACGGCTATAGGAGGTGACCTCTCACTGCCGGCGCTAATCCGCCGCATGGTGGACAGTGAGGAGGCATGGGCGGCAGTGACCTCCTTCAGTGTCACCGTCATGACGCAGAAGGAGGCGGCAGAGGGAATGCGCGAGGATGATGCGAGCTCGCTCCCTCAGCGCCGCAGGAGGCCGGGCAGGCGGCGAAGAGCCTTCGCGGCCCGAATGCTGCCACCCTAA